One Hermetia illucens chromosome 4, iHerIll2.2.curated.20191125, whole genome shotgun sequence DNA segment encodes these proteins:
- the LOC119653656 gene encoding protein suppressor of white apricot, which translates to MGSKWNNGSRDIGGILRKTNQQTTVETETRCGDLLVFGYACKIFRDDDKALHIDQGKHLIPWMGDEALKIDRYDVRAALSDLSQYEPPPGGYTNRLECLTPAEQRAEQLCEEERYYSLYHNEEEEQMYQEEELKRLHQEASAAYGSVQFDYNNQKSEKESKNDEEKSEEADEAFAPPQNLVIPPNIVTPETMKLHAIIEKTAKFISSQGPQMEILIKAKQSNNPQFEFLNQNNKLNPYYKFVLNAFKNGTYPEQVPVVKPENSSNFEAKTIPTLDSTNSEPQPQTVFAHPASIRIPTVKYKPSADCAYTQLISKIKGVPIPQEQPNDVNSPDAAETTPTLYYSSYYAPNHGDHDVYNQTDQHPAIEQQQQKPIVVPATGGVEIKKISSGLMLAQCYASDTEEETDTDESKPHPVIPQNFTLPPDGLQNIIDKTAIYVAKNGIQFENILRTKQDERFTFLDPSDQYYPYYLHKVTSLNSSYVPSNSNGHDRPKIITPVSFSIKTKEESSVPINPALLQETSDDDDAENKAKSTGTSQQSQSSAPEKPTPSPNAAIAAATAARITAAIASANAAQAAAAAAAATNGGNAARSRFDIDNTGATVNRANSSVTLSGTGASKLETTQQKELKRAEEKVKDRLAQIAREKLGLISKEKQLQLERKKRAMAFLNQIKNSGLPLSTSSPSDSTTPPRNHSVVPNKDASNDNSDSEASSVHSIPITSYQKDDDDGADDENSYRCPDPIDRSKSIDRSRPVEKKILKNIHKYDDNNGNDSVTEEKSGKIDGHSKKRKRSRSRSKDSSSRHRHKKKKSKHSKKKSKKRSRSRSPSPARNESRERKRSKRSDDSPSSRKSKKKRRRERAES; encoded by the exons ATGGGAAGCAAATGGAATAATGGTAGTCGCGATATTGGCGGTATCTTACGTAAAACAAATCAACAAACCACCGTCGAGACTGAGACGCGATGCGGCGACTTATTGGTCTTCGGCTACGCCTGCAAGATATTCCGGGATGACGACAAGGCCCTGCATATCGATCAAGGGAAGCACCTGATTCCGTGGATGGGCGATGAGGCGTTGAAAATTGACAG GTATGATGTTAGAGCTGCCCTATCCGATCTGTCACAATATGAACCCCCTCCGGGTGGTTATACGAATCGTTTGGAATGTTTAACGCCAGCCGAACAACGCGCCGAACAACTATGTGAAGAGGAACGTTACTATAGCCTCTATCATAATGAAGAGGAGGAGCAAATGTATCAAG AAGAGGAATTGAAACGTCTTCACCAAGAAGCGTCGGCAGCCTATGGCTCAGTTCAATTCGATTACAATAATCAGAAGAGTGAAAAAGAGTCCAAAAACGATGAGGAAAAGTCAGAAGAAGCGGATGAGGCATTCGCACCACCTCAAAATCTCGTGATTCCTCCAAATATTGtaacg CCAGAAACCATGAAACTACATGCAATCATTGAGAAAACTGCAAAATTCATTTCATCTCAGGGTCCACAAATGGAAATTTTAATCAAAGCCAAACAATCGAATAATCCTCAATTTGAATTTCTTAATCAGAATAACAAGTTAAATCCATATTATAAGTTTGtattgaatgcattcaaaaatggcACGTATCCTGAGCAAGTTCCGGTTGTAAAACCCGAGAATAGTTCAAACTTTGAAGCGAAAACCATACCTACACTTGACAGTACAAATTCGGAACCTCAGCCCCAAACCGTTTTTGCACATCCTGCATCAATACGTATACCTACTGTGAAATACAAACCATCAGCCGACTGTGCCTACACCCAATTGATTAGCAAAATAAAAGGTGTACCAATACCGCAGGAGCAACCAAACGACGTAAATAGCCCGGACGCGGCCGAAACAACTCCGACTCTCTACTACTCATCATATTATGCTCCGAATCATGGAGATCATGATGTCTACAATCAAACAGATCAACACCCTGCAATCGAACAGCAACAGCAAAAACCAATCGTTGTTCCTGCAACTGGTGGCGTTGAAATTAAAAAGATCTCCTCAGGTCTGATGTTAGCACAGTGCTATGCATCAGACACTGAAGAAGAAACTGATACAGATGAGAGCAAGCCTCATCCAGTCATTCCGCAAAACTTTACACTACCGCCCGATGGGCTACAAAATATAATCGATAAGACTGCAATCTACGTAGCTAAGAATGGGATACAATTTGAAAATATACTTCGTACAAAACAGGATGAGCGATTCACGTTCCTAGATCCTTCCGATCAATACTATCCGTACTATTTGCATAAAGTTACCAGTCTGAATAGTAGCTACGTTCCTAGTAATAGTAATGGTCACGATCGGCCTAAGATTATAA CGCCTGTTTCGTTCTCCATCAAAACAAAAGAGGAATCATCCGTCCCAATAAATCCAGCCTTGCTACAAGAGACAAGTGACGATGACGATGCCGAgaataaggcaaaatcaactggtACTAGTCAACAGAGTCAATCTTCTGCTCCGGAAAAGCCAACACCCTCACCGAATGCAGCCATTGCAGCAGCAACTGCGGCTCGGATTACGGCTGCAATTGCTAGTGCAAATGCTGCCCAGGCTGCAGCTGCTGCTGCCGCTGCTACAAACGGTGGAAATGCAGCAAGATCACGATTCGATATCGATAACACAGGGGCTACAGTTAACCGAGCGAACTCGAGTGTAACGTTGTCGGGAACTGGAGCGAGTAAATTGGAAACGACACAACAGAAAGAGTTGAAAAGAG CCGAGGAAAAGGTGAAAGATCGTCTAGCGCAAATTGCAAGGGAGAAACTGGGACTGATATCTAAAGAGAAACAGCTGCAGCTGGAGCGGAAGAAGCGAGCGATGGCCTTTttgaatcaaattaaaa ATTCCGGTCTGCCTCTGTCAACTTCCTCCCCATCGGATTCAACAACTCCGCCGCGAAATCATTCCGTCGTTCCAAATAAAGACGCATCAAACGACAACAGTGACTCCGAAGCGTCATCAGTTCATTCGATTCCAATAACATCGTACCAAAAAGACGATGACGATGGAGCCGATGATGAGAACTCCTATCGTTGTCCTGACCCAATTGATCGTTCTAAATCGATTGACCGTTCAAGACCggtagaaaaaaagattttaaaaaatattcataaataTGATGACAACAATGGTAACGATAGCGTGACAGAGGAGAAAAGTGGAAAGATAGATGGTCATAGCAAAAAACGTAAACGTTCCCGATCTCGTTCCAAGGACAGTAGTTCTCGTCATCGTCACAAAAAAAAGAAGTCAAAACATAGTaagaagaaatcaaagaaacGATCACGTAGTCGATCCCCCTCACCAGCACGTAATGAGAGTCGTGAACGAAAGCGTTCAAAGCGCTCCGATGATTCACCAAGTTCACGAAAGTCGAAAAAGAAGAGACGTCGTGAACGGGCGGAGAGTTAG
- the LOC119653657 gene encoding zinc finger HIT domain-containing protein 2, producing the protein MDPANLCRICNSSTSKYTCPKCNILYCSVNCYRAPSHQQCSETFYRDCVTEELASRGLNRSDPQAIEEVQRMHEILKKMNEALIPDGGNDDGLEDGEEPQEDGVEEGIDSDDEDDEGPDLAARLEGIDLDNPDAIWTCLTSDGRQEFEMLLKTGDIQNVIPSFQPWWEIRIPKTLIVDMDETRPEENQLKHPAVLENIPSFDTLSKKPPSPCLPHNLYNILSSYTCTVRFFNGEHHLTPVEATKYLIQNSATLKNNANFDDNEQAVKSVIAECDGGDGLPPWEEIACDVEKIMDGPYEARRDPVYVKAALSDIHRLMEQAKHSVSKSKNVSAELGENLDKKKLVAIIRKIDFFLSFVNAV; encoded by the exons ATGGATCCCGCCAATTTATGCCGAAt TTGCAACTCCTCCACATCCAAATACACGTGCCCAAAGTGTAATATTCTCTACTGTTCAGTGAATTGCTACCGAGCTCCCAGCCATCAACAATGTTCGGAAACATTTTACCGAGATTGTGTGACCGAGGAGCTGGCTTCGAGGGGGTTAAATCGAAGCGATCCTCAGGCCATTGAAGAAGTTCAACGCATGCATGAGATTCTGAAGAAAATGAATGAAGCGTTAATACCTGATGGTGGAAATGACGATGGGCTAGAAGATGGTGAGGAACCTCAAGAGGATGGAGTTGAAGAAGGAATTGATTCCGATGATGAAGACGATGAAG GACCAGACTTAGCTGCAAGGCTTGAAGGAATTGATTTAGATAATCCAGACGCAATTTGGACCTGCCTAACTAGCGATGGAAGACAAGAGTTTGAAATGCTTTTGAAGACAGGAGATATTCAAAATGTGATACCAAGTTTTCAACCTTGGTGGGAAATTCGAATCCCAAAAACTCTGATAGTTGACATGGATGAAACTCGCCCGGAGGAAAATCAATTAAAACATCCAGCGGTGTTAG AGAACATCCCATCGTTCGACACCTTATCGAAAAAACCACCATCACCTTGTCTTCCACACAATCTTTATAACATTCTATCCTCGTATACATGCACTGTACGGTTCTTCAACGGCGAGCATCACTTAACCCCCGTCGAGGCCACAAAGTATCTCATACAGAATTCGGCAACTCTTAAAAACAATGCGAATTTCGATGATAACGAACAAGCAGTAAAATCTGTGATAGCAGAGTGTGATGGTGGTGATGGATTGCCACCTTGGGAGGAGATTGCTTGTGATGTTGAGAAGATAATGGACGGACCTTATGAGGCGAGACGTGATCCAGTTTATGTAAAGGCAGCGCTATCAGATATTCATAGGCTGATGGAACAAGCGAAGCATTCTGTATCTAAATCCAAAAACGTGAGCGCTGAACTGGGTGAAAATTTAGATAAGAAAAAGTTGGTGGCTATTATtaggaaaattgatttttttctatcgTTTGTTAACGCAGTTTAG